In one window of Reinekea forsetii DNA:
- a CDS encoding NAD(P)/FAD-dependent oxidoreductase, whose protein sequence is MFSDLANNPPDDTLLIIGFGMATARLLNRLADLGYPGPICVVSREKNVGYNRIQLTPWLANPEADIDLNLVNATVLARLNIRILAQTDVVSFSADLHRVRLSDGSEMPFARAVIATGSQPVLPECDFRSQPAIRAFRTLEDGYFLRALPEQSHVAVLGGGLLGLEAAWGLRQLGHRVTLIHRNNHLLNRQLSAPLAALLANSFVKAGITLRLKRQIRAIDSDPRLASITLDNAEALPVHCLIAAAGIRPNIDLAQRAGLATGQGIQVNEALQTSAGHIFALGECTEFAAQTFGLVAPVYAQAEVLAQRLMGGASEFALTQTDTRLKISGLDVFSTGQINHPKAQVLSLVDQYQQRGRTLHFLNHRLIGAELLGDLSLANYCQDLIQTKHPISDPRDVILGRLQNAA, encoded by the coding sequence ATGTTTTCAGACCTGGCTAACAATCCTCCGGACGATACCTTGCTGATCATTGGTTTCGGCATGGCCACGGCGCGCCTGCTAAATCGCTTGGCCGATTTGGGCTACCCGGGTCCGATTTGCGTGGTCAGTCGCGAAAAAAATGTCGGCTACAATCGCATTCAACTAACGCCTTGGTTGGCAAACCCGGAGGCCGATATTGACCTCAATCTGGTCAATGCAACAGTGCTGGCGCGGTTAAACATTCGCATCCTAGCCCAAACCGATGTGGTCTCCTTCAGCGCCGATTTACATCGGGTTCGGTTGAGTGATGGCAGCGAAATGCCATTCGCTCGCGCCGTAATAGCCACCGGATCTCAGCCTGTTCTACCGGAGTGCGACTTTAGGTCGCAACCGGCCATCCGCGCATTTCGTACCCTGGAGGATGGCTATTTCCTCAGGGCGCTGCCTGAGCAATCCCATGTTGCGGTATTGGGCGGTGGCTTGCTCGGCCTAGAAGCAGCTTGGGGGCTTCGTCAACTCGGTCACCGGGTAACCCTGATCCACCGCAATAACCATTTATTGAACCGTCAGCTCAGTGCGCCCTTGGCCGCGCTCTTGGCCAACAGCTTTGTTAAGGCCGGCATCACGTTGCGTCTGAAGCGCCAAATTCGCGCCATCGACAGCGACCCACGCTTGGCCAGCATCACCCTTGATAACGCTGAAGCCCTACCAGTCCATTGCCTGATCGCCGCGGCGGGCATCCGTCCCAATATCGACTTGGCTCAGCGCGCCGGGTTGGCCACAGGGCAAGGCATCCAGGTTAATGAGGCTCTGCAAACCTCTGCTGGCCATATTTTCGCGCTCGGTGAGTGCACCGAATTTGCCGCTCAAACCTTCGGACTGGTGGCCCCAGTCTATGCCCAGGCCGAAGTATTGGCGCAGCGCCTGATGGGCGGGGCATCCGAGTTCGCGTTAACCCAGACCGATACCCGATTAAAGATTTCCGGCTTAGATGTTTTCTCAACCGGGCAGATCAATCACCCCAAAGCACAGGTACTCAGCCTGGTCGATCAGTACCAACAACGCGGCCGTACGCTGCATTTTCTCAACCATCGACTCATTGGTGCAGAGCTGTTGGGTGACCTCAGCCTGGCCAATTATTGTCAGGATTTAATTCAAACCAAACACCCCATCAGCGACCCCCGAGATGTGATCTTGGGTCGCTTGCAGAACGCTGCCTGA
- a CDS encoding substrate-binding domain-containing protein: MTDKIALVLVPTFIHTIEQRICSGIAEAFSDQAIRVIFAPLQYLPESAAQLDRCLWIHHQFRALQPSVLIGYGGGLGYVSGNGSYEKILALYQGIPIVNIGSAVPDVANVLVDNFDGMYELMVDIVARRSTARFLYLSGPVGNVDSQIRQHALYRAFEESGRSSTDIEVLVGNFTTFAARTLIDAYLAAGSWADVIVCGNDLSAKGVLDSLKAHGIECPGQCWVTGYDDFEYAAAMLPGLTTVHFPAKALGKLAGEQALALLVKPSQRLVDRVVKGAPVFRETTDNSPPTVSNHDQNLSEQWALIYQRDNKSRKLDLLRLLKAQVPLAEVMVSAKAPLAELEVDQLSLFLLTHPEDGSRFFSEINLAGQGTNTPYAQPMIPLSFLEPVSSGNYSLICTLEFDDEHFGYMVASCAPDAAEFIEVIGVQLSEVLHADALVRTSEHYRQLNEMNARMASLGSLVSGVAHEINTPIGTGKLAASSLLTATHALQTQISNNSMTRSNFDAYLTDAIEYAEIIFQSLSRAANLISNFKLVSVDQTGEAKRIFDLGDYLTSVLVSLRHQLKGTQVELITDFESGIVVDTYPGAVAQVVTNLFMNALVHGFDDGELAGTIEMRLKKTRSGFELSTQDNGKGANAATVKQIFDPFFTTTRGKGGSGLGMHIVYNLLSQKLFWTIEVQSAQGNGFRALLKPAARHQSFEAGSIDLVEPKS; the protein is encoded by the coding sequence TTGACCGATAAAATAGCCTTGGTATTGGTTCCAACCTTTATTCATACAATTGAGCAGCGCATCTGCAGCGGCATTGCCGAAGCATTTTCCGATCAAGCGATAAGGGTCATCTTTGCGCCGCTGCAATATTTGCCGGAATCGGCGGCGCAACTGGATCGCTGTCTTTGGATCCATCATCAGTTTCGAGCGCTGCAGCCGTCGGTGTTGATCGGTTATGGCGGCGGTTTAGGTTATGTGTCGGGCAATGGCAGCTATGAAAAAATACTCGCCCTCTATCAGGGTATCCCAATCGTAAATATCGGCAGCGCGGTACCCGACGTGGCCAATGTCTTGGTCGATAATTTCGACGGCATGTATGAGCTAATGGTCGATATTGTGGCACGCCGCTCTACCGCCCGGTTTTTGTATCTGAGTGGGCCGGTGGGCAATGTCGACAGTCAGATTCGTCAGCACGCCTTGTATCGCGCCTTCGAAGAGTCCGGTCGTTCGAGCACTGACATTGAGGTGCTGGTCGGTAATTTCACCACCTTTGCCGCGCGCACCCTGATTGACGCCTATCTCGCCGCCGGGTCGTGGGCCGATGTCATAGTGTGCGGCAACGATCTGAGCGCCAAGGGTGTGCTCGACAGTCTTAAGGCGCACGGGATCGAATGCCCAGGACAGTGCTGGGTGACCGGTTACGATGATTTCGAATATGCCGCCGCCATGCTCCCGGGATTGACCACCGTGCACTTTCCAGCCAAAGCCTTGGGCAAGCTCGCTGGGGAGCAGGCCTTGGCACTGCTGGTCAAACCTAGTCAGCGGCTGGTAGACCGGGTGGTCAAAGGCGCGCCGGTCTTTCGGGAAACCACCGACAATTCGCCCCCTACGGTCAGTAATCACGATCAAAACCTGTCGGAGCAGTGGGCGCTAATATATCAACGGGATAATAAATCACGCAAACTCGACCTGTTGCGGCTGTTAAAGGCGCAGGTGCCACTGGCAGAGGTGATGGTCAGCGCCAAGGCACCCTTGGCGGAATTGGAAGTTGATCAGCTTTCGCTTTTTTTGCTGACCCATCCGGAAGATGGCAGTCGGTTTTTCAGCGAAATAAATTTGGCTGGGCAGGGCACCAACACACCCTATGCTCAGCCGATGATCCCGCTGTCCTTTTTAGAACCCGTTAGTTCGGGCAACTACTCTTTAATCTGTACGCTGGAATTCGATGACGAGCACTTTGGCTATATGGTGGCCAGCTGTGCTCCGGATGCAGCCGAATTTATTGAGGTTATCGGCGTCCAGCTGTCCGAGGTTTTGCACGCCGATGCGCTGGTGCGTACTAGCGAGCATTATCGTCAACTCAATGAAATGAACGCCCGCATGGCATCGTTGGGCAGTCTGGTCAGTGGCGTAGCGCACGAAATCAATACGCCGATCGGTACCGGCAAGTTAGCCGCCTCATCGTTATTAACGGCGACCCATGCATTGCAGACACAAATTTCAAACAACAGTATGACCCGATCGAACTTTGACGCCTACCTTACCGACGCGATCGAATACGCCGAGATTATTTTTCAAAGTTTAAGCCGGGCTGCCAACCTTATTTCGAACTTTAAGTTGGTGTCGGTTGACCAAACTGGCGAGGCAAAACGAATCTTTGATTTGGGTGACTACCTGACCAGCGTCTTGGTTAGCTTGCGCCATCAGTTGAAGGGCACCCAGGTTGAGCTCATAACCGACTTTGAGTCGGGCATTGTGGTCGACACCTACCCTGGGGCGGTTGCTCAGGTGGTGACCAATCTGTTTATGAATGCCTTAGTCCATGGCTTCGATGACGGTGAGCTGGCCGGTACCATCGAGATGCGTTTGAAGAAGACCCGATCGGGATTTGAATTGAGTACTCAGGATAACGGTAAGGGCGCCAATGCAGCGACTGTAAAGCAGATATTCGATCCCTTTTTCACCACTACGCGTGGCAAGGGCGGCAGCGGCTTGGGTATGCATATAGTCTACAATCTCTTATCACAGAAGTTGTTTTGGACCATTGAGGTGCAATCGGCACAAGGCAATGGTTTTCGTGCGCTACTGAAACCGGCCGCTCGTCATCAGAGCTTTGAGGCCGGTTCGATTGATCTCGTCGAGCCTAAATCCTAG
- the nadB gene encoding L-aspartate oxidase, protein MSVRLATDVLIIGSGAAGLTTALSLPTSMNILVISKGKIGTGSTAWAQGGVAGVLDEVDSVDQHVQDTVNAGAGLCDPAAVRHTIERSSSAIHWLIEQGVPFTRVDGSDVEFHLTREGGHSQRRIIHAADATGLAISETLIKRVRQAPNIQILENHVAIDLITTEKLGLVDQENRCVGAYILDTLTDQAVTIGARFTVLTSGGASKVYLYTSNPDGATGDGIAMAWRAGCRIVNMEFNQFHPTCLFHPKAKSFLISEALRGEGGLLKLPNGERFMQHFDERAELAPRDIVARAIDHEMKRLGVDNLYLDISHKSPDFIKSHFPTIYRRCLEYGFDMTKEPLPVVPAAHYTCGGIRIDAQGATDLAGLFAAGECTYTGLHGANRLASNSLLECIVYAQAAAEHIQVSSATQFDPEKLPLWDESRVGDSDEKIVITHNWDELRRFMWDYVGIVRTDKRLERAKRRVGLLKQEISEYYSNFRVTADLLELRNLVVVAELIIESALSRKESRGLHFTRSHPELSDQAQITVLSPKKA, encoded by the coding sequence ATGTCTGTGCGCCTTGCGACCGATGTTTTGATTATTGGCTCTGGAGCGGCCGGTTTAACAACCGCGCTCAGCTTGCCCACCTCGATGAACATCCTGGTGATCAGCAAAGGAAAGATCGGCACCGGTTCCACTGCCTGGGCTCAGGGCGGTGTCGCTGGGGTGCTGGACGAGGTCGATTCAGTTGATCAGCATGTCCAGGACACCGTCAATGCTGGCGCAGGCCTGTGTGATCCAGCCGCCGTGCGCCATACCATCGAGCGCTCCAGCAGTGCCATCCATTGGTTGATTGAGCAAGGCGTGCCGTTCACTCGGGTCGATGGCTCCGATGTCGAATTTCATCTGACCCGGGAAGGCGGCCACAGTCAACGGCGCATTATTCACGCCGCAGACGCGACCGGTCTGGCCATTTCCGAGACGCTGATCAAACGCGTCCGACAGGCGCCCAATATCCAAATATTGGAGAACCATGTCGCCATTGATCTGATTACCACCGAGAAACTCGGCCTTGTCGACCAGGAAAATCGCTGCGTTGGGGCCTATATTCTCGACACCCTGACCGACCAGGCGGTTACCATTGGCGCCCGCTTTACTGTGCTCACCAGCGGCGGGGCCAGCAAGGTCTACCTGTACACATCCAATCCGGATGGCGCGACCGGTGACGGCATTGCCATGGCTTGGCGAGCGGGGTGCCGGATTGTTAATATGGAGTTTAATCAGTTCCATCCGACCTGTTTATTTCACCCCAAGGCCAAATCCTTTTTGATTTCCGAGGCGCTGCGCGGTGAAGGCGGGCTCCTCAAGCTGCCCAATGGCGAACGCTTTATGCAGCACTTTGATGAACGGGCCGAATTGGCCCCCCGGGATATAGTCGCCCGAGCCATTGACCATGAGATGAAACGTCTGGGCGTCGACAATCTGTATCTGGATATTTCTCACAAATCGCCGGACTTTATTAAAAGCCATTTTCCGACCATTTATCGCCGCTGTCTGGAATATGGCTTCGATATGACCAAGGAGCCCTTGCCGGTTGTCCCGGCGGCACACTATACCTGCGGCGGCATCCGCATCGATGCTCAGGGCGCAACCGATTTGGCCGGCCTGTTTGCCGCCGGCGAATGCACCTATACCGGATTACACGGCGCCAATCGCCTGGCCTCCAATTCGCTGCTCGAATGCATCGTTTATGCCCAGGCCGCTGCGGAACACATTCAAGTGTCCTCGGCCACTCAGTTTGATCCGGAAAAACTGCCCTTATGGGATGAATCGAGAGTCGGAGATTCCGATGAGAAGATTGTGATCACCCATAACTGGGACGAATTGCGCCGCTTTATGTGGGATTATGTTGGCATCGTGCGGACCGACAAACGACTGGAGCGCGCCAAGCGACGAGTGGGATTGCTTAAGCAAGAGATTAGCGAATATTATTCGAACTTCCGTGTCACGGCCGATCTATTGGAGCTACGCAATCTGGTTGTGGTCGCCGAATTAATTATCGAATCGGCGCTGTCACGCAAAGAAAGTCGCGGCTTGCACTTCACCCGCAGTCATCCAGAGCTCAGCGATCAGGCCCAGATCACCGTCCTGTCACCTAAAAAAGCCTGA
- a CDS encoding alpha/beta fold hydrolase has translation MIYSETLGSGPDLIFLHGLFGAGDNWRSIGRQLSDRYRVHLLDLPNHGRSPWLDDPTLVNLAAAVNDWIDHQGIERYRLLGHSLGGKVAMQLALNEHVGELTRLIVVDIAPKPYPPHHQDIFLALKRADLATLPDRKAVEADIADLVTDVGVRQFLLKSLYKQDGKLAWRFNLSVLESRYESIAQAPTTTQPFDGPTLFIKGMNSHYIAAEDQELIRSMFPQSSAKLIEGAGHWPHAEKPLVFGKLLTDFLAKENI, from the coding sequence ATGATTTACAGCGAAACATTAGGCTCGGGCCCGGATCTAATCTTCCTTCATGGCCTATTCGGTGCCGGTGACAACTGGCGCAGTATTGGCCGGCAACTGAGTGACCGGTATCGGGTACATCTGCTCGACCTGCCCAATCACGGGCGCTCGCCCTGGCTGGATGATCCGACCTTGGTCAATCTCGCCGCGGCGGTAAATGACTGGATCGACCATCAAGGTATCGAACGCTACCGACTGCTTGGTCATTCACTGGGCGGTAAGGTCGCCATGCAATTGGCTCTCAACGAGCATGTTGGCGAGTTGACGCGACTGATCGTAGTCGATATAGCGCCCAAGCCTTACCCACCGCACCATCAAGACATCTTTTTGGCGCTCAAGCGCGCCGACCTGGCTACCCTACCCGATCGTAAAGCCGTAGAGGCCGATATCGCCGATCTGGTGACCGATGTTGGCGTGCGCCAGTTTTTGTTAAAAAGCCTTTATAAACAGGACGGCAAACTGGCCTGGCGCTTTAATCTCTCGGTCTTGGAGTCACGTTACGAGAGCATTGCGCAGGCACCAACCACGACTCAGCCCTTTGACGGCCCAACGCTCTTTATCAAAGGCATGAACAGCCACTATATAGCCGCCGAAGACCAAGAGTTGATCCGCTCGATGTTTCCCCAGTCGAGCGCCAAACTGATCGAGGGCGCCGGACATTGGCCCCATGCCGAAAAACCGCTGGTCTTCGGTAAATTATTGACTGACTTTTTAGCCAAGGAAAATATCTGA
- the ygfZ gene encoding CAF17-like 4Fe-4S cluster assembly/insertion protein YgfZ, which yields MKQITAYPLEHLAVLTISGKDTVKFLQGQCTQDINLLIPEQASPGAFCNAKGRAITNVWLIRSKAAEPIIHLCCHRSSAVRLAKHLSQYIAFFRGTQLTDNSDRFEGFGLLGESGENWLTTLPEEATGRFQCQAPDGRWLVWLDSDAQFYQSVMDHLLPLMASDSGVWQAADITSQTLWLTDDQAEKWIPQNFSLDKQGGISFKKGCYTGQEVIARLHFKGASKKSLCALRWSGQVPSADGKIYQGTVAIGDIVQAGATETSQLALAILKIGPDHPTLYADNNQQVVAERLD from the coding sequence ATGAAGCAAATAACCGCCTATCCGCTGGAGCATCTCGCCGTACTCACCATCAGCGGTAAAGACACCGTGAAATTCCTTCAGGGCCAATGCACTCAAGACATCAACCTGCTGATTCCTGAGCAGGCCAGCCCCGGCGCCTTCTGTAACGCCAAGGGTCGCGCCATCACCAATGTCTGGTTGATTCGCAGCAAGGCTGCCGAGCCGATTATTCACCTCTGCTGTCATCGCAGCAGCGCCGTCCGCTTGGCAAAACATTTGAGCCAATACATCGCTTTTTTTCGCGGCACGCAGTTGACCGATAATTCTGACCGGTTTGAGGGCTTTGGACTGCTCGGTGAGTCTGGCGAGAACTGGCTCACAACTCTACCCGAGGAGGCCACGGGCCGCTTTCAGTGCCAAGCGCCAGACGGTCGTTGGTTGGTTTGGCTGGATAGCGATGCGCAGTTTTATCAGTCGGTCATGGACCATCTGTTGCCATTAATGGCCAGCGACAGCGGTGTTTGGCAGGCCGCTGATATCACCAGTCAAACGCTCTGGCTGACCGACGACCAGGCCGAAAAGTGGATTCCGCAGAATTTCAGCCTGGACAAACAGGGCGGTATTTCGTTCAAAAAAGGCTGTTATACGGGACAAGAAGTCATTGCCCGGCTACATTTTAAAGGGGCCAGCAAAAAAAGCCTCTGTGCCTTGCGCTGGTCCGGCCAAGTGCCATCGGCCGATGGCAAGATATACCAAGGCACTGTAGCCATCGGGGATATAGTACAGGCGGGCGCTACTGAAACGTCACAGTTAGCCTTAGCGATTCTCAAAATCGGACCCGATCACCCCACTCTTTATGCTGATAACAATCAGCAGGTTGTAGCAGAGCGACTAGACTGA
- a CDS encoding SoxR reducing system RseC family protein has protein sequence MIIEQGTVVAANADWLVVEVLQTSACGSCSARQGCGQALMSEWGDAPTQQQKNHFKVPAVLGAEVGTRVDLGMTPDTLSVVALLVYLVPLLNAFLGLSLAVWLGLSEPIQLLCLIACLGLSYLALSRIHFDKYTRLVPQIVRLHGLRKSPDLIASSPMT, from the coding sequence ATGATAATTGAACAGGGTACCGTCGTGGCCGCCAACGCCGACTGGTTGGTGGTGGAAGTGTTGCAGACCTCGGCCTGCGGGTCGTGCAGCGCCCGGCAAGGCTGCGGCCAAGCGCTTATGAGTGAGTGGGGTGATGCCCCGACTCAGCAGCAGAAAAATCATTTTAAGGTGCCTGCCGTGCTTGGTGCCGAGGTCGGTACGCGAGTTGACCTAGGTATGACGCCAGATACGCTCAGTGTGGTCGCCCTATTAGTCTATTTAGTGCCCTTACTGAACGCTTTTTTAGGTCTGAGTTTGGCGGTTTGGCTGGGTTTGTCAGAACCGATCCAATTGCTCTGCTTGATCGCCTGCCTCGGTCTATCCTATCTGGCCTTAAGTCGCATTCACTTTGATAAATACACCCGTTTGGTGCCGCAAATAGTTCGGCTGCATGGGTTGCGTAAAAGTCCGGACCTAATCGCGTCAAGCCCGATGACCTAG
- a CDS encoding protein YgfX: MPVVIEAGISAPNRRAGYLWLATFQGMVLSTLLSWPLTTHLLWFTLPFLGHFFWSAEYRAKRIRLALDGVQLSTDTAIERFQWHGEGRLSHAFMQLELSQDDGQRLTLTIWQDSVSAASWRALNMGFRVMQPTLRAAQDRQHLPDGAWLRLF; encoded by the coding sequence ATGCCCGTAGTCATTGAGGCTGGTATCAGTGCGCCCAACCGACGCGCCGGATACCTTTGGCTGGCAACTTTCCAAGGCATGGTGCTCTCGACTCTGTTGTCTTGGCCGCTAACGACCCATCTACTGTGGTTCACGTTGCCCTTCTTAGGGCATTTTTTTTGGTCTGCGGAATATCGAGCGAAGCGGATTCGTTTGGCACTCGATGGCGTCCAGTTATCGACCGACACGGCCATAGAGCGCTTTCAATGGCACGGTGAAGGGCGCTTATCTCACGCTTTTATGCAGCTTGAACTAAGCCAAGACGACGGTCAGCGACTGACCCTCACCATCTGGCAGGACAGCGTCAGCGCGGCCAGCTGGCGCGCCTTGAATATGGGCTTCCGGGTAATGCAACCGACATTGCGCGCCGCCCAGGACCGTCAACATTTGCCAGATGGCGCATGGCTCAGGCTTTTTTAG
- a CDS encoding HDOD domain-containing protein, with protein sequence MSYLVETIANDILAALQNDRLTLPSLPEVALKVRDVAECDNSTILNLTEIIAQDAALSARIIRVVNSPLLRAPQEVNDLTVAVSRLGMHYTSNLAIGLAMEQMFQATSEMIEKRLRALWQLTGQVSNWATVLATHCHLVPPDEALLAGLVHRLGALPILAYAEARDDLIQDNITLGKVIDRLHGPLGSAILEKWSFPQKLADVPRLYRKISRASSVPDPAGLITLANLIHNRDRHIGWGLQNWEELSLFKTFNLPTDKKDPLYAQLAIRVAQSSSAFF encoded by the coding sequence ATGAGTTACTTAGTTGAAACGATAGCGAATGACATCTTGGCCGCCTTACAAAACGACCGGCTGACCCTGCCTAGCCTGCCGGAAGTGGCGTTAAAGGTTCGAGATGTCGCTGAATGCGACAATTCCACCATCCTAAACCTGACCGAAATCATCGCTCAAGATGCCGCCTTATCGGCGCGCATTATTCGCGTAGTCAATAGTCCGCTATTGCGGGCGCCACAGGAGGTCAATGATCTCACCGTCGCGGTCAGTCGACTGGGCATGCATTACACCTCAAATCTAGCGATCGGCCTGGCCATGGAGCAGATGTTTCAAGCCACCAGCGAGATGATTGAAAAGCGCCTGCGGGCCTTGTGGCAACTGACCGGACAAGTGTCCAACTGGGCGACCGTATTGGCCACGCACTGCCATCTAGTGCCGCCCGATGAGGCCCTGCTAGCGGGCCTTGTCCATCGTTTGGGTGCGCTCCCCATCCTAGCCTATGCTGAAGCACGCGATGATTTAATTCAGGACAATATCACCTTGGGCAAGGTCATCGATCGGCTGCACGGGCCCTTGGGCTCCGCCATCTTAGAAAAATGGTCGTTTCCGCAGAAGCTCGCCGACGTTCCCCGACTGTACCGCAAAATTAGTCGGGCCTCATCGGTGCCAGACCCCGCTGGGTTGATCACCCTGGCCAATCTAATCCACAATCGGGACCGACACATTGGCTGGGGGCTCCAGAATTGGGAAGAATTATCACTGTTCAAAACCTTTAACCTGCCTACTGATAAAAAAGACCCACTCTATGCCCAGCTGGCAATCCGCGTGGCACAGAGCAGCTCAGCCTTTTTCTAG
- a CDS encoding FAD assembly factor SdhE, whose product MDTIEKQAEQLRRLVWHSRRGMLELDVLLLPFTENHYSALNETDKMVYRRMIDCEDQDLFNWFLEKSKSADSEIQRIVELVLDNARSH is encoded by the coding sequence GTGGACACTATAGAAAAACAAGCAGAACAGCTACGCCGACTGGTTTGGCACAGCCGACGCGGGATGCTGGAGTTGGACGTATTGTTATTACCCTTTACTGAAAATCATTACAGCGCTCTTAATGAAACGGATAAAATGGTCTATCGTCGCATGATCGATTGCGAAGATCAGGACCTGTTTAATTGGTTTCTGGAAAAATCTAAATCGGCCGATAGTGAAATTCAGCGCATTGTTGAATTGGTTTTGGATAATGCCCGTAGTCATTGA
- a CDS encoding YkgJ family cysteine cluster protein, producing MVMECREKCGACCIAPAIKQPFYGMPQGKPAGVACVHLDRHLGCQLFGDPRRPQVCADFRPEVAFCGTSQQEAMQIMLTLEGLIPEENQPQPHCSNEWLALEKG from the coding sequence ATGGTTATGGAATGTCGAGAAAAGTGTGGCGCCTGCTGTATTGCGCCGGCGATTAAGCAACCATTTTATGGCATGCCACAGGGTAAGCCTGCGGGTGTAGCCTGTGTGCATCTGGATCGACACCTGGGATGCCAGCTATTTGGCGACCCGCGCAGACCCCAAGTTTGTGCGGACTTTAGGCCAGAAGTGGCTTTTTGTGGCACGAGCCAACAAGAGGCGATGCAGATTATGTTGACCCTAGAAGGGCTGATACCTGAGGAAAATCAACCTCAGCCGCACTGTTCAAATGAATGGCTAGCCCTAGAAAAAGGCTGA